In one Chionomys nivalis chromosome 13, mChiNiv1.1, whole genome shotgun sequence genomic region, the following are encoded:
- the LOC130886200 gene encoding keratin, type I cytoskeletal 18-like produces the protein MSFVTRSTTFSTNYRSLGSVRTPSQRVRPASSAASIYAGAGGSGSRISMARSSSVWGGSVGSAGLVGMGGIQTEKETMQDLNDRLASYLDRVKRLETENRRLESKIREHLEKKGSQGVRDWGHCFKTIEDLRAQIFGNSVNNARIVLQIDNARLAADDFRVKYETELTMRQSVESNIHGLRKVVDDTNITRLQLETEIEALKEELLFMKKNHEEEVKGLEAQIASSGLTVEVDAPKSQDLSKIMADIRAQYEELAQKNREELDKYWSQQIEESTTVVTTQYAEIRDAETTLTDLRRTFQALEIDLDAMKNQKISLENSLRDVEARYNMQMEQLKGVLLHLESELAQTRAEGQRQTQEYEALLNIKVKLESEIATYRRLLEDGEDFSLRRCPGLQ, from the coding sequence ATGAGCTTCGTCACCCGCTCCACCACGTTTTCCACCAACTACAGGTCCCTGGGATCTGTGCGGACGCCCAGCCAGCGGGTCCGGCCTGCCAGCAGCGCGGCCAGCATCTATGCAGGTGCTGGGGGCTCCGGTTCCCGGATCTCCATGGCCCGCTCCTCAAGCGTCTGGGGTGGCTCCGTGGGGTCTGCAGGTCTGGTTGGGATGGGTGGCATCCAGACCGAGAAGGAGACCATGCAAGACCTGAACGACCGCCTGGCCAGCTACCTGGACAGGGTGAAGAGACTGGAGACCGAGAACAGGAGACTGGAGAGCAAAATCCGGGAACATCTGGAGAAAAAGGGGTCCCAGGGCGTCAGGGACTGGGGCCACTGTTTCAAGACCATTGAGGACCTGAGGGCTCAGATCTTTGGGAATTCTGTGAACAATGCCCGCATCGTCCTGCAGATCGACAATGCTCGTCTTGCTGCTGATGACTTCAGAGTCAAGTATGAGACAGAACTGACCATGCGCCAGTCTGTGGAGAGTAACATCCACGGACTCCGAAAGGTGGTGGATGATACCAACATCACGAGGCTGCAGCTGGAGACAGAAATCGAAGCCCTCAAGGAGGAACTGCTGTTCATGAAGAAGAACCATGAGGAGGAAGTCAAAGGACTGGAAGCCCAGATTGCCAGTTCTGGATTAACCGTGGAAGTGGATGCCCCCAAATCTCAGGACCTCAGCAAGATCATGGCTGATATCCGGGCCCAGTATGAGGAGCTGGCTCAGAAGAACCGTGAGGAACTAGACAAGTACTGGTCCCAGCAGATTGAGGAGAGCACCACAGTGGTCACTACCCAGTATGCGGAAATCAGAGATGCTGAGACTACACTCACAGACCTGAGGCGCACCTTCCAGGCCTTGGAGATTGACCTAGATGCCATGAAAAATCAGAAGATCAGCTTAGAGAACAGCCTTAGGGACGTGGAGGCCCGATACAACATGCAGATGGAGCAGCTCAAGGGCGTCCTTCTGCATCTGGAGTCAGAGCTGGCACAAACCCGGGCAGAGGGGCAGCGCCAGACCCAGGAATACGAAGCCCTGTTGAACATCAAGGTCAAGCTTGAGTCTGAGATAGCCACCTACCGCCGCTTGCTGGAAGATGGCGAAGACTTCAGTCTCAGGCGATGCCCTGGACTCCAGTAA